A portion of the Pomacea canaliculata isolate SZHN2017 linkage group LG13, ASM307304v1, whole genome shotgun sequence genome contains these proteins:
- the LOC112554499 gene encoding unconventional myosin-IXa-like, translating into MHYERFSEKESGGSTPAIEGRGRATRHRVFAPHTKAAKEQKQNPDYMSERELGSSRFGGSATNTSLCPDPSNYDNDMLSHSPRHKEQPVAGAKTRDRHTVDAENDGTYPCDSRPEFLATRQRPSGHMDCVSREDEDLRRAREDSLHSRTSRNERFSNSQMKTVERQGREFSPLEVAASGTGKRSAVGQETRTDAHTPVTHRDSDVSSGPSDGLLVGNRGQEDNDDLADLPEIDDIILLQQVEKRFRSNQPYTYIGDTLVAVNPCRDLSIYTQEYHDNYSDLRVRCSLPAHIFWVADQTYRNMLSTTRDQCVVVGGESGAGKTESTKLILKHLVYTERHHQGPSLGASDIISRLETVSPLLEIFGNAATTLNENSSRFGKLVELEYDDRQIKSARIEGFLLEKYRVTNRIAQEKNFHVFYALLAGLPPHQLSALNLADVDRFRILSSDDPAEPVFTHARDKHKYRQLYQSMETMLADIGFTATEVDSLLKVLSAILLISNVEFRTDDVYDTVEIVKGSPGCCLDDAADVLGLPQAELETCLLQTTTEVNRETIARNKDERQARTGRDALARELYSALFYGAIDKINARLRGQAVTSPTRHRSICLLDISGFENGVGHNGFEQFVINSTNEKLHQYFLQHTFEEERREYEREGLSSVDIDYVDNAHVVNLIFKKPNGLIPLLEDQSTLSGTSAIWLDKCRCNNSAIFNTDLRLRGGSRLLFEIKHYAGQVVYSAEHFVQKNTETLPGNLRKAVQRSDNPFIRDYFSIGSDALPARNGFLPAHHDSKDRVGKLSGCFTDQFKTSLSRMMSRLSSTTPIFIRCIKPNQSLTAGHFDRDLVRVQLRHSGLVEVAMVRKYGYPIRIKFSDFVERYGVTCDKVKAGGEDSLPEWESCQNILQAAGVDGYQLGRTKVFLKLQHRDKLEDILKKKEMESKDGEDSSAKNTIPPDELSLRSSSGFSSATSKETLQEASTAPAEDGSSGPPGETNNEGGEAPETMGKQPAYDIFRLTERDYENSKEFEMKVRRIVRFILYILLALILLAAGLTARLALIWLATPLLNAQDKLEIKIVMGGNPKETEMLKFLNGLGPARLLACQLLPLLLGWIACCFRVIFGRKDWPTFKALIVVFIIDCMGTVGRSVFLFKVLPTVNILTAVCLGTAVCQVPAILKLASLFLRRGGVCALSFLGLGRKSRRLARVRHVLYVIALVLAVVVQLGTIPLLYYGDAIITLFNPPRTRYPCPSSGPFWW; encoded by the exons ATGCATTACGAAAGATTCAGCGAGAAAGAAAGTGGAGGGTCGACTCCAGCCATCGAGGGACGTGGACGAGCAACCAGACACCGGGTGTTTGCTCCTCACACCAAAGCTGCcaaagagcaaaaacaaaatccagatTATATGTCAGAGCGAGAACTTGGCAGTTCAAGGTTTGGTGGCTCGGCAACAAACACCTCCTTGTGCCCCGATCCCAGTAATTATGATAATGACATGCTCTCTCACAGTCCGCGGCACAAAGAGCAGCCAGTAGCGGGTGCTAAGACACGTGACAGACACACTGTGGATGCTGAGAATGATGGGACATATCCCTGTGACAGTCGACCTGAGTTCTTGGCCACTAGACAACGTCCCTCAGGTCACATGGACTGTGTTTCCCGTGAAGATGAAGATCTACGAAGAGCGAGAGAAGATTCGTTACACAGTCGAACTTCCAGAAACGAACGTTTCTCCAACAGTCAAATGAAAACGGTGGAGAGACAGGGGCGAGAATTTTCTCCGCTGGAGGTCGCAGCTTCCGGAACTGGAAAACGTTCTGCAGTTGGACAGGAAACGCGAACTgacgcacacacacctgtgaCGCATCGTGACAGTGACGTCAGTTCCGGTCCTTCTGACGGGCTGCTCGTGGGCAACAGAGGTCAGGAGGACAACGACGATCTGGCGGACCTCCCGGAGATCGATGACATCATCCTGTTGCAGCAGGTGGAGAAACGGTTCCGCAGCAACCAGCCTTAC ACCTACATTGGGGACACGTTGGTGGCAGTTAATCCCTGCAGAGACCTGTCTATCTACACCCAAGAG TACCACGACAACTACAGCGACCTCCGCGTCAGGTGCAGTCTACCCGCCCACATATTCTGGGTGGCTGACCAGACGTACAGGAACATGCTGTCCACAACACGTGACCAGTGTGTGGTGGTGGGCGGAGAATCTGGTGCTGGCAAGACAGAGAGCACCAAGCTCATCTTGAAGCACCTGGTGTACACAGAGAGGCACCACCAGGGGCCCTCTCTCGGGGCTTCAGACATTATCTCCAGACTAGAAACG GTCAGCCCCCTTCTGGAGATTTTCGGGAATGCGGCCACAACACTAAATGAGAATTCCAGTCGTTTCGGAAAGCTTGTAGAGCTGGAGTATGACGACAGGCAAATCAAATCAG CTCGAATCGAGGGCTTCCTCTTGGAGAAATACCGCGTGACCAACCGAATTGCGCAGGAGAAGAACTTCCACGTCTTCTACGCGCTGCTCGCCGGCCTCCCTCCACACCAGCTCTCGGCCCTCAACCTCGCAGACGTTGATCGTTTCAG AATTCTATCCAGTGATGATCCTGCTGAGCCTGTCTTTACACATGCCCGCGACAAACACAAATATCGTCAACTCTATCAAAGTATGGAGACGATGTTGGCAGACATCGGCTTCACTGCCACg GAAGTCGACTCCCTCTTGAAGGTTCTTAGCGCAATTCTTCTCATCTCCAACGTGGAGTTCAGAACTGATGATGTGTATGATACTGTGGAGATTGTGAAGGGATCACCCGGATGTTGCTTGGATGATG CTGCTGACGTGCTAGGATTACCTCAGGCGGAACTTGAGACCTGTCTTCTACAGACAACCACAGAAGTGAACA GGGAAACAATAGCAAGAAACAAGGACGAAAGGCAAGCAAGGACTGGACGGGACGCTCTTGCTCGTGAGCTGTACTCAGCGTTGTTCTATGGCGCCATCGACAAGATCAACGCACGGCTGAGAGGACAGGCGGTGACGTCACCAACCAG ACATCGGAGTATTTGCCTGCTCGACATCTCGGGGTTTGAAAATGGCGTGGGCCACAATGGATTTGAACAGTTCGTCATCAACTCAACCAACGAGAAGCTACACCAGTATTTTCTGCAGCACACCTTTGAAGAGGAAAGACGAGAGTATGAGAGAGAAGGGCTTTCATCTGTAGACATCGATTACGTCGACAACGCTCACGTCGTCAATCTTATCTTCAAA AAACCCAACGGTTTGATCCCTCTACTGGAGGACCAGAGCACACTAAGCGGCACCAGCGCCATCTGGTTGGACAAGTGCCGTTGTAACAACTCGGCCATCTTTAATACTGACCTCAGACTGCGGGGTGGCAGTCGCCTTCTATTTGAAATTAAGCACTACGCAGGCCAG GTTGTGTATAGTGCCGAGCACTTTGTGCAGAAGAACACCGAGACCCTGCCTGGCAACCTGCGGAAGGCTGTCCAGCGGAGTGACAACCCCTTCATCCGGGACTACTTTTCAATCGGAAGTGACGCATTACCAGCTCGGAATGG ATTTCTGCCTGCACATCATGATTCCAAAGACCGAGTAGGAAAGCTGTCAGGATGCTTCACAGATCAGTTTAAG acttcTTTGTCTCGGATGATGAGCAGGCTGAGCTCAACTACTCCGATCTTCATCAG GTGCATCAAACCCAATCAGTCGCTGACTGCAGGTCACTTTGACCGTGACCTGGTGCGCGTGCAGTTACGCCACAGCGGATTGGTAGAGGTTGCCATGGTGAGAAAGTACGGTTACCCAATCAGGATCAAGTTCTCAGACTTTGTAGAAAG GTACGGGGTTACCTGTGACAAGGTAAAAGCCGGTGGTGAGGACAGTCTACCTGAATGGGAGTCCTGCCAGAACATTCTGCAGGCAGCAGGTGTCGACGGGTACCAACTAGGCCGCACCAAG GTATTCCTGAAATTACAGCACAGAGACAAACTCGAAgatatcttgaaaaaaaag gagaTGGAGTCAAAAGATGGGGAAGACTCAAGTGCGAAGAACACGATCCCTCCTGACGAGCTGTCCTTGCGGTCATCGTCAGGATTTTCCTCAGCCACGTCGAAGGAAACCCTTCAGGAGGCCTCCACTGCCCCTGCGGAGGATGGCAGCAGTGGACCCCCGGGTGAGACAAACAACGAAGGGGGAGAAGCGCCTGAGACAATGGGCAAGCAGCC GGCTTACGACATATTCCGCCTCACGGAGCGAGACTACGAAAACTCGAAGGAGTTCGAGATGAAAGTTCGACGAATCGTTCGATTTATTCTTTACATTCTCCTGGCTCTTATCCTCCTGGCGGCTGGTCTCACTGCTAGACTTGCCTTAATATGGCTGGCTACCCCGCTACTTAAT GCGCAGGACAAACTTGAAATAAAGATTGTCATGGGAGGCAATCCGAAAGAAACAGAGATGCTGAAGTTCCTGAATGGTCTGGGGCCAGCTAGACTACTTGCCTGCCAGCTGCTGCCCCTGTTGCTGGGTTGGATCGCCTGCTGCTTCAGGGTGATCTTCGGTCGGAAGGACTGGCCCACCTTCAAGGCGCTCATCGTG GTTTTTATCATCGACTGCATGGGTACAGTCGGCCGCAGCGTGTTTCTCTTCAAAGTTTTACCCACCGTCAACATCCTGACAGCAGTTTGTTTGGGAACAGCAGTCTGTCAGGTGCCCGCCATTCTCAAGCTTGCATCACTGTTTTTACGACGTGGAGGCGTCTGCGCGCTCAGCTTCCTGGGTCTGGGGCGCAAGTCCAGGCGGTTAGCGAGGGTCCGCCATGTCCTGTACGTCATCGCCTTGGTCCTGGCGGTCGTCGTGCAGCTGGGCACCATCCCTCTTCTCTACTACGGCGACGCCATCATCACCCTGTTCAACCCTCCGCGCACCCGCTACCCCTGCCCGAGCTCTGGACCGTTCTGGTGGTGA